Proteins found in one Amycolatopsis aidingensis genomic segment:
- a CDS encoding HAD family hydrolase, with protein sequence MEAVIFDLDGVLVDSETVWDETRRAVVAEHGGGWTEQASRALQGMSTPEWARYLVAELGTRLTAERAAEVVVDRMARRYAAGPPVLPGAEEVVRAVGERYPVAIASSSPPVLIEAFLAATGLTGLVRVALSSEQAGAGKPEPDVYLQAADRLAVAARDCVAVEDSTNGLRSALAAGMTVVAVPNPHFPPEEAVLARAHSRLRSIRELPDVLGELG encoded by the coding sequence ATGGAAGCGGTGATCTTCGACCTGGACGGGGTGCTGGTCGACTCGGAGACGGTGTGGGACGAGACCCGCCGTGCGGTGGTCGCCGAGCACGGCGGTGGCTGGACCGAGCAGGCCAGCAGGGCGCTGCAGGGGATGAGCACACCGGAGTGGGCGAGATACCTGGTGGCCGAGCTCGGCACCCGGCTGACCGCCGAGCGAGCCGCCGAGGTGGTGGTCGACCGGATGGCGCGGCGATACGCGGCAGGCCCACCGGTACTACCCGGTGCGGAAGAGGTCGTGCGCGCGGTCGGCGAGCGGTACCCGGTGGCGATCGCCAGTTCCTCCCCGCCGGTGCTGATCGAGGCGTTCCTGGCGGCCACCGGGCTGACCGGACTGGTCCGGGTCGCGCTCTCCAGCGAGCAGGCCGGTGCGGGCAAGCCGGAGCCGGACGTCTACCTGCAGGCAGCGGACCGGCTGGCGGTGGCGGCGCGGGACTGCGTGGCAGTCGAGGACTCGACCAACGGCCTGCGTTCCGCGCTGGCGGCCGGGATGACCGTGGTCGCGGTACCGAACCCGCACTTCCCGCCGGAGGAGGCGGTGCTCGCCAGGGCGCACAGCAGGCTGCGCTCGATCCGCGAGCTACCGGACGTACTCGGCGAACTCGGCTGA
- a CDS encoding RNA polymerase sigma factor encodes MRTVAADPAVGAPDHGAPTAFASLFHDAFEPMKRFAYLLGADDPENIAQEAFVRLHKSWDGLHEDAKALAYLRQIVVNLCRSRLRHLRVVRRTPADLPPDELSAEHHVLVGQEHHRLRAALRRLARRQREVLVLRYWLDLGQAEIAETLGISVGTVKATTSHALANLRKRIDEVEGRHE; translated from the coding sequence GTGCGAACGGTAGCTGCTGATCCAGCCGTCGGCGCGCCGGATCACGGCGCGCCGACGGCGTTCGCGTCGTTGTTCCATGACGCGTTCGAGCCGATGAAACGGTTCGCCTACCTGCTCGGCGCGGACGACCCGGAGAACATCGCGCAGGAGGCCTTCGTCCGGCTGCACAAGTCCTGGGACGGCCTGCACGAGGACGCCAAGGCGCTGGCCTACCTGCGGCAGATCGTGGTCAACCTGTGCCGGTCCCGGCTGCGCCACCTGCGGGTGGTCCGGCGCACCCCGGCCGACCTGCCGCCGGACGAGCTTTCCGCCGAGCACCATGTGCTGGTCGGGCAGGAACACCACCGGCTGCGCGCCGCGCTCCGGCGGCTGGCCCGCAGGCAGCGTGAGGTGCTCGTGCTGCGTTACTGGCTGGACCTCGGGCAGGCCGAGATCGCCGAGACACTCGGCATCTCCGTCGGCACGGTCAAGGCCACCACTTCGCATGCCCTGGCCAATCTGCGCAAGCGGATCGACGAGGTGGAGGGCCGGCATGAATGA
- a CDS encoding inositol-3-phosphate synthase, which translates to MGENLRVAIVGVGNCAASLVQGVQYYRDAEPDSRVPGLMHVQFGGYHVSDIEFVAAFDVDAKKVGRDLSEAIVASENNTIKIADVPPLGVTVQRGHTHDGLGRFYRETIEESDESPVDVAAALREAGVDVLVSYLPVGSEEADKFYAQAAIDAKVAFVNALPVFIASDPEWAAKFTEAGVPIVGDDIKSQVGATITHRVLARLFEDRGVQLDRTMQLNVGGNMDFLNMKELERLESKKVSKTQAVTSQVDRDLGKGNVHIGPSDYVSWLDDRKWAYVRLEGRAFGDVPLNMEYKLEVWDSPNSAGIIIDAVRAAKIAKDRGIGGPVLSASSYFMKSPPVQYSDSDAHAAVERFIAGDPDS; encoded by the coding sequence ATGGGCGAGAACCTGCGGGTGGCCATCGTAGGAGTTGGCAACTGCGCGGCGTCGCTGGTGCAGGGCGTCCAGTACTACCGCGACGCCGAACCTGACTCGCGCGTGCCAGGCTTGATGCACGTGCAGTTCGGCGGCTACCACGTCTCCGACATCGAGTTCGTCGCCGCGTTCGACGTGGATGCCAAGAAGGTCGGCCGGGACCTCTCGGAAGCCATCGTCGCGAGCGAGAACAACACGATCAAGATCGCGGACGTGCCGCCGCTCGGGGTGACCGTGCAGCGCGGGCACACCCACGACGGGCTCGGCCGGTTCTACCGGGAGACCATCGAGGAGTCCGACGAGTCGCCGGTGGACGTCGCAGCCGCGCTGCGGGAAGCCGGGGTGGACGTGCTGGTGTCCTACCTGCCGGTGGGCTCCGAGGAGGCGGACAAGTTCTACGCGCAGGCGGCCATCGACGCGAAGGTCGCCTTCGTCAACGCGCTGCCGGTGTTCATCGCCTCCGACCCGGAGTGGGCCGCCAAGTTCACCGAGGCCGGGGTGCCGATCGTGGGCGACGACATCAAGTCGCAGGTCGGCGCGACCATAACGCACCGGGTCCTTGCCAGGCTGTTCGAGGATCGCGGGGTCCAGCTGGACCGCACCATGCAGCTGAACGTGGGCGGCAACATGGACTTCCTGAACATGAAGGAACTGGAGCGGCTGGAGTCCAAGAAGGTCTCCAAGACCCAGGCGGTGACCTCGCAGGTCGACCGGGATCTCGGCAAGGGCAATGTGCACATCGGCCCCTCCGACTACGTCTCCTGGCTGGACGACCGCAAGTGGGCCTACGTCCGGCTGGAGGGGCGTGCCTTCGGCGATGTGCCGCTGAACATGGAGTACAAGCTCGAGGTCTGGGACTCCCCGAACTCGGCAGGCATCATCATCGACGCGGTGCGGGCCGCGAAGATCGCCAAGGACCGTGGCATCGGTGGCCCGGTGCTTTCGGCCTCCTCCTACTTCATGAAGTCGCCGCCGGTGCAGTACTCCGACTCCGACGCGCACGCCGCCGTCGAGCGCTTCATCGCAGGCGACCCGGACAGCTGA
- a CDS encoding PadR family transcriptional regulator, whose translation MLEFAVLGLLHEAPMHGYVLRKRLHETLGMFRTFSYGSLYPTLRRLQRAGLIVEEPEDLEVGESTPSQPRTSSRTQSRSGWGRRARRVYKLTAEGKERFAELLADVGPQTWDDEGFGVHLTFFSRTPADVRMRILEGRRRRVEERREGLRAALGRAEEKIDRYTRELHRLGLETSEREVRWLNELIAHEQAEQRGQQT comes from the coding sequence GTGCTGGAGTTCGCAGTCCTCGGGTTGCTGCACGAGGCCCCCATGCACGGTTATGTGCTGCGCAAACGGCTACACGAGACGCTCGGCATGTTCCGCACGTTCTCCTACGGCTCGCTGTATCCGACCTTGCGCAGGCTGCAGCGAGCGGGCCTCATCGTCGAGGAGCCCGAAGACCTCGAGGTGGGTGAATCCACCCCGAGTCAGCCGAGGACGAGCTCCAGGACCCAGAGCAGGAGTGGCTGGGGCCGCAGGGCCCGGCGCGTGTACAAGCTCACCGCCGAGGGCAAGGAGCGGTTCGCCGAACTGCTCGCCGACGTCGGCCCGCAGACCTGGGACGACGAGGGTTTCGGTGTGCACCTGACGTTTTTCTCCAGGACACCGGCCGACGTCAGGATGCGGATATTGGAGGGCAGGCGCCGTCGCGTCGAGGAGCGCCGCGAGGGACTACGCGCCGCCCTGGGCAGAGCCGAGGAGAAGATCGACCGCTACACCCGCGAGCTGCATCGGCTCGGGCTGGAGACCAGCGAGCGGGAGGTGCGCTGGCTCAACGAGTTGATCGCACACGAACAAGCCGAGCAGCGCGGTCAGCAGACCTGA
- a CDS encoding DUF5318 domain-containing protein encodes MRTQRHVVDYTLQRRALLAGYRAGRVGADEVCDAGPYLLRAAKFHGRPGGWDCPVCRREALTLVSWVYGDELKHAAGSARTPEELERMANLFGEFTVYVVEVCRACRWNHLVQSYVLGTGTPHRRSRRTAGQ; translated from the coding sequence GTGCGAACCCAGCGGCATGTCGTGGACTACACCTTGCAGCGCCGAGCGCTGCTCGCCGGATACCGGGCGGGCAGGGTCGGCGCCGACGAGGTCTGCGATGCTGGGCCGTACCTCCTGCGAGCTGCGAAGTTCCACGGCAGGCCGGGCGGATGGGACTGCCCCGTCTGCCGCCGGGAGGCGTTGACCCTGGTCTCCTGGGTCTACGGGGACGAGTTGAAGCACGCCGCCGGTTCGGCCAGGACCCCGGAGGAACTCGAGCGGATGGCCAACCTCTTCGGTGAGTTCACCGTCTATGTCGTAGAGGTGTGCCGGGCGTGCCGCTGGAACCACCTGGTCCAGTCGTACGTCCTCGGTACCGGAACACCACACCGGCGTTCGCGGAGGACCGCGGGCCAGTGA